The Gammaproteobacteria bacterium genome includes a window with the following:
- a CDS encoding MoaD/ThiS family protein, with protein MDRVLYFSSLPDRIGRGVEEFFLSKNVKSTRELLAYLRLRGEECNKALQERKVKITGNKEFLELDDAIMDDDEIAIISVGLT; from the coding sequence ATGGATAGAGTCCTTTATTTCAGCAGCCTGCCCGACCGCATCGGCCGCGGTGTAGAGGAATTCTTTTTGTCCAAGAACGTCAAGAGCACTCGCGAACTGCTCGCCTATCTGCGCCTGCGCGGCGAAGAATGCAACAAGGCTCTGCAGGAAAGAAAAGTCAAAATAACCGGCAACAAGGAATTTCTGGAACTGGATGACGCCATTATGGATGACGACGAGATTGCCATTATTTCAGTGGGTCTGACTTGA
- a CDS encoding TetR/AcrR family transcriptional regulator, producing the protein MALKRKGQEFRQHIVEVANRLFYQRGYNQTSFSDIAEAAEMSRGNFYYYFKTKDEILESVLESRLEDIRSMLAEWTATIAEPRERLKRYVQILLNEEQNILRYGCPMGSLTVELGKTQLALQSHSTEMFEVFFEWLKTQFLTLGCGRVSRDNALHLLAATQGVSLIVNAFEDSAFLRKEASHLKQWIDEL; encoded by the coding sequence ATGGCACTTAAACGTAAAGGTCAGGAATTTCGGCAGCATATCGTCGAGGTGGCTAACCGGCTGTTTTATCAGCGCGGTTACAATCAAACCTCGTTTTCAGACATTGCTGAAGCGGCAGAGATGTCGCGTGGGAATTTCTATTACTACTTCAAAACCAAGGACGAGATCCTGGAATCAGTATTGGAATCTCGTCTTGAGGATATCCGCAGTATGTTGGCGGAATGGACTGCGACGATTGCTGAACCACGCGAGCGTCTCAAACGCTATGTGCAAATCCTGCTAAACGAAGAACAGAATATTCTGCGCTACGGTTGTCCCATGGGGTCATTGACTGTGGAGCTCGGCAAGACACAGCTGGCGCTGCAGTCGCACTCGACGGAGATGTTCGAAGTATTTTTCGAATGGCTCAAGACGCAGTTTCTAACGCTGGGATGTGGTCGAGTGTCACGTGACAACGCGCTGCATCTACTGGCTGCGACGCAGGGTGTGAGCCTGATAGTGAATGCCTTTGAGGATAGTGCCTTTCTCCGCAAAGAGGCCAGTCACCTCAAGCAATGGATTGATGAGTTGTAA
- the sbcB gene encoding exodeoxyribonuclease I encodes MTTTLYWHDYETFGVDPKRDRPAQFAGLRTDEALNEVGEPLVIYCKPARDVLPHPEACLLTGITPQLAEAQGILEPEFIARIHAELAQPGTCGVGYNTLRFDDEVTRNTLYRNFYDPYAREWQQGNSRWDLIDLVRMTYALRPEGIEWPRHDDGRPSFRLEDLAAANGIGHESAHDALSDVRATIGLARLIRDRQPRLYDWLFQLRNKRKAAEQLDLVGHEPVIHTSRMYPSETGCTTLVMPLVGEPCNNNSVLVYDLRQDPSPFLALDVEGLRDRLFIRAEDLPEGVERLPVKSVKINKCPALAPKKTLDESIAKRIAINLDACARHWEQLNADKGFMQRIAQAYNSREFSPSGDVDLALYDGFLNDADRPLLARVRDASKQELAQTRFDFHDQRLPELLFRYRARNWPEALSAEEAQRWEQFRRHLLQDADGGGSITLAEYHERIALLRGEREGDAAAQRILDAMDEWATILNTSNI; translated from the coding sequence ATGACTACGACCCTTTACTGGCACGACTATGAGACTTTCGGTGTCGATCCCAAGCGAGATCGCCCTGCCCAGTTTGCTGGGCTACGCACTGACGAGGCGCTCAATGAAGTGGGCGAGCCGCTGGTTATCTACTGTAAACCAGCGCGGGATGTCTTGCCTCACCCGGAGGCCTGTCTACTCACCGGTATTACACCGCAGCTGGCGGAAGCGCAGGGTATTCTGGAGCCAGAGTTCATTGCACGCATTCACGCTGAGTTGGCGCAACCGGGTACCTGCGGTGTGGGTTACAACACCTTGCGATTTGACGATGAGGTGACCCGCAATACCTTGTACCGCAATTTTTACGATCCCTACGCACGCGAATGGCAGCAGGGCAATTCGCGTTGGGATCTTATCGATCTGGTGCGTATGACCTATGCTCTGCGGCCAGAAGGAATAGAGTGGCCCAGGCACGACGATGGCAGGCCCAGCTTTCGGCTTGAGGATTTGGCCGCGGCCAACGGTATCGGCCATGAGTCTGCCCATGATGCGCTGTCTGATGTGCGGGCCACTATTGGTCTGGCACGCCTGATCCGTGACCGGCAGCCACGTCTTTATGACTGGCTCTTCCAGCTTCGCAACAAACGGAAGGCGGCTGAACAGTTGGACCTGGTTGGGCACGAGCCTGTTATACATACCTCGCGCATGTATCCGTCGGAGACGGGTTGCACTACGCTGGTTATGCCATTGGTTGGTGAGCCTTGCAACAACAACAGTGTGTTGGTCTACGATCTGCGCCAGGATCCGAGTCCGTTTTTGGCATTAGACGTAGAGGGTCTGCGCGATCGCCTGTTCATTCGGGCCGAGGATTTACCGGAGGGTGTGGAGCGGCTACCGGTCAAATCTGTGAAGATCAACAAGTGTCCGGCCCTGGCGCCCAAGAAGACGCTCGATGAATCGATTGCCAAGCGTATCGCAATCAATCTGGATGCCTGTGCCCGGCATTGGGAACAATTGAATGCGGACAAGGGCTTCATGCAGCGAATTGCACAAGCCTACAACAGCAGGGAATTCAGTCCCTCCGGAGATGTCGATCTGGCGCTGTACGATGGTTTCCTCAATGATGCGGATCGTCCATTGCTGGCCAGGGTGCGTGACGCCTCGAAGCAGGAACTTGCACAAACACGTTTCGATTTTCACGATCAGCGGTTGCCCGAACTATTGTTCCGCTACCGTGCCCGAAATTGGCCAGAGGCTTTGTCGGCCGAGGAAGCTCAACGGTGGGAGCAATTTCGCCGTCATCTACTCCAGGATGCAGATGGAGGTGGCAGTATTACGCTGGCGGAATACCACGAGCGGATTGCGCTGTTACGGGGAGAGCGTGAAGGTGATGCGGCTGCACAGCGGATACTGGATGCAATGGATGAATGGGCGACGATTCTGAATACGTCAAATATTTAG
- a CDS encoding NAD(P)-dependent oxidoreductase: MKTVLIMGATGFVGSHILEAFMQRNDPTLLIVAACRDKRKLLPEFNGEIREGDLRDAVYRGTVVKDIDVLCNAVAWSSLWGNVENSRRLFLEPNLALIKVARSAGVKRFINTSTTSAASPRDSSDPQSKGIPRLLWPHLCNVIKIEDALRNIASADFQVTNLRLGIFAGHRYSLGVLPILAPRLKTHLVPWVSGGRTSLPIIDGRDIGQAFMRAVLTEGLDDYEGFNIVGPEIPTVREVINLLHEEFDLPKPHFSVPFAIAYPFAWLMEKLDPIMPWEPLVTRSIIHLMEEVGVDNAKAERLLGYRPTHPWREAVRTQMQEMSVRQTRSMSMALPVS; the protein is encoded by the coding sequence ATGAAAACAGTACTGATAATGGGCGCGACAGGGTTTGTTGGTAGCCATATCCTCGAAGCATTCATGCAACGTAATGATCCCACATTACTTATTGTCGCTGCCTGCCGCGATAAGCGGAAGCTACTGCCTGAATTTAACGGAGAGATACGCGAAGGCGATTTACGCGATGCAGTTTATCGAGGGACTGTCGTCAAAGACATTGATGTCCTCTGCAACGCTGTGGCCTGGAGCTCGCTTTGGGGTAATGTCGAAAATTCTCGGCGGCTGTTCCTCGAGCCCAATCTGGCCTTGATCAAGGTCGCCCGCTCAGCGGGTGTGAAACGTTTCATCAATACCAGCACGACCAGCGCTGCCTCGCCCCGGGATTCCAGTGACCCTCAGAGCAAGGGTATACCGCGCCTACTCTGGCCGCACTTATGCAATGTTATCAAGATCGAGGATGCATTACGCAACATTGCGAGTGCAGATTTTCAGGTGACTAATCTGCGCCTGGGCATTTTTGCAGGTCACCGCTATTCTCTGGGCGTGCTGCCCATCCTCGCGCCACGCCTGAAAACGCATCTGGTGCCCTGGGTGTCGGGTGGACGTACCAGCCTGCCGATCATTGATGGGCGTGACATCGGCCAAGCCTTCATGCGCGCGGTCCTCACTGAGGGCCTTGACGATTACGAAGGCTTCAATATCGTTGGTCCAGAAATACCAACCGTACGCGAGGTTATAAACCTACTACATGAGGAATTCGATCTTCCGAAACCTCATTTCAGTGTACCCTTCGCCATCGCCTATCCGTTCGCCTGGTTGATGGAAAAGCTCGATCCCATTATGCCCTGGGAGCCATTGGTGACGCGCAGCATCATTCATCTGATGGAAGAGGTTGGTGTGGATAACGCTAAAGCTGAGCGATTGCTTGGTTATCGCCCAACGCATCCTTGGCGTGAGGCGGTACGCACTCAGATGCAGGAAATGTCAGTTCGCCAGACACGGTCTATGTCGATGGCGTTGCCGGTCAGCTGA